The nucleotide sequence TGCAGCGGGAGAAGGCTCTGCGTCCGCCCGTCGCCGCCGTTAGCGTCGGGATCATCGCCGGCGAGGTCCGCCTCGACCTCGATTACGAGGAGGACTTCGCGGCGGAAGTGGACATGAACGTGGTCGGGAACGCGGTCGGGGAGTTGCTCGAGGTGCAGGGCACGGCCGAGAAGCGCCCCTTCACGCCGGCGCAGCTCGTCGCGATGGTGGGACTTGCGCAGAAGGGACTTGCCGAGCTGCACGCGAAACAGCTCGCCTCCATCGCGGGAGCGTTTGCGAAGTGAAGCTCCTGGTCGCGACGTCGAACGCAGGCAAGCTGGTCGAGATCCGCGAGATCGTCGCCGGAATCGCGCTCGAGCTGATCTCGCTGCGGGACCTCCGGCTGCCGCCGCCGGCCGAGACGGGCGATACGTTCCACGCCAACGCCGCGCAGAAGGCGACGATCTCCGCGCGCCAGAGCGGTCTGTGGACGCTCGCCGACGACAGCGGGCTCTGCGTGGAGGCGCTCGGTGGCGCGCCGGGAGTCCACAGCGCGCGATACGCTCCCACGGACCAGGAGCGCCGGGCGAAGCTGCTCCACGCGCTTCAGGGCGTGCCCGAGGAGAAACGCGGCGCGCATTTCTTCTGCGCGGTGGCGCTCAGCCCTCCGGATGGCGAGCGGATCCTGCGGGCCGAAGGGCGGGTGGATGGAAGCATCGCGTTTTCGGAGCGCGGTGCGAACGGGTTTGGGTACGACCCCATCTTCCTGCCGGCGGAAACGCCTGGCCACACGCTGGCGGAGCTCGGATCCGCGGAGAAGAATCGCCTGTCACATCGCGGACGTGCGCTGCAACGGCTGCGGCCGGTCCTGGAGCGGCTGGCACGCGACCGCACCGTGTGAAAGGCTTGATCCACACCCGGAAACCGTGTACTTCCCCTGCGCTTTCAGCGGGGCGTAGCGCAGCCTGGTAGCGCGCCTGCCTTGG is from Deltaproteobacteria bacterium and encodes:
- the rdgB gene encoding RdgB/HAM1 family non-canonical purine NTP pyrophosphatase, whose product is MKLLVATSNAGKLVEIREIVAGIALELISLRDLRLPPPAETGDTFHANAAQKATISARQSGLWTLADDSGLCVEALGGAPGVHSARYAPTDQERRAKLLHALQGVPEEKRGAHFFCAVALSPPDGERILRAEGRVDGSIAFSERGANGFGYDPIFLPAETPGHTLAELGSAEKNRLSHRGRALQRLRPVLERLARDRTV